ccccctttcacacttgtctgtcctgtcgaataaaggctaaaatgcccacagaaatattaaaaaaaacaaaacaaaactctttCTTAATAAATCATATATTATCTGACCTACTCTTAATCTGCAGGATTATGTGCAGCTCCAACATCCACACATGAAGCAGCAAAGGAGGAAGACCCAAACTCAGTATTTTTGCAGAGCATCCAAGGTTACCTGACGACAGAGAAGAAATGATTACATCTGACCTACAGGGCAAGCTGTAGAGCAGACAGGTGACTAACAgttgaaatgaaaacattaacagaTATAATATTTCATCTTAATATAACTTATTTCAAATTCAAAGATGAGTAATGTTACTCATTCTAAGGTACTATTTATTTTAGACTCAGCGTTCCTGCAGTGCACCCAGTGTTACCTCAACAAGACAGCTGGAGAGAAGTGGTCATCTGTGTTTCAGTCCACTAAGTAAGTATCTTAATTTTACAAAAATAGCAATACATCAACATATGCTGATGATATTTTTAATAGCTAACTTGTTTAAATATATCTCATCATAATCCGTGTGATAGATGAAGCCTGTGAATGTTTTCTGCACTAAAATAACCTGTGACAGATTAGTAATGTTAAAACAGAGATGATTCAGTCTGCAGGCCGACACTTTACAGTCCATTAGTCCACCAGAATTTTGAGTAACATCAATGCAGACAGCAGACACTGTATTATTTTCTCTTATTACATGAGTACTAAtgaatgtatttgttgttttaggGCAGGACTCCTCTTGTGTCCAGGGGCCCGTGAGAGGGGATGTGAACCAAACTGCACAAAGCCAGCATCACAACCATCCACTGAACACACTCTGTCACACTATTTCTCAACTTTACCAGTTAGCTGTTGAAATCAATAAAACACTCAGTCATCTAAAGTGACACTCTGTATTGTGAGATTGATTTTAACTTCAGTGATGTTGAGTTCATGTGATGCTTTCTGAATCAGTTGCAGTTGTGTAGTGGCTAAAATGCTGCTAAAATGGTAGAACAGGAGTCTCTCTAAACAAGTAGCTACACTGGGTCATCTGGATTACTTTGTAGATCCCACAACAGGTCTTTAGAAATCAGTCCACATACAGATTAAAGCATTTCCACATATCCAAAAGTGCAGCATGTATGTTAATGTGCAATTGGAAATTAGGGAGGGACTGAATTAGCCCACTCAATGCAAGGGCGTCATTGTAGGGGGGGACTGATTACCAAGGGCATCAATATGAGGGGAACCCTCAAAAATcctgaaaagtttggttttgtttgcagatttttatttctcagtaattagtgccataactaaattaaaactgGCTGAATGCATTGGTTGAAGACACAACTTTGTATGAAAAATAGTGGAAGCGCTCTGAGGCCCCTCTCACTCCTTAAAGGCTCGAAATGCTTTAGTCCGCCCCTGAGCTAAGATTCATCCCTAAAGGTGGCTAAGGCTGAGTGACTGCTGATTCTGCTGGAGCAACAACATACACAGTCATGTCTCCCTGAGAAAGGAAAATCAGAgtttcaaaaagaaaagaaaggaaagggaaagatGCTAAACTGACTTAACAagaacaaaacatttcaaaaggtgTGTGAGAAAGACATGGATCGGGAAGGGTGGGGGGCCCACAGAGGCtactggtgcagagggcccagaatttggtgctatgAATCGTTATGATGCAAGGTAAATCTTATAAATTGGAGCCTAACTTTTTTTGTGCTTATAGATAAAGCAGTACTTCTGAGTAATGTTTGTAGGGGCCCAGCACGTAAATCGAACGACATCGAACTGGCATGCATTGTTTATTTCCTGCTCCTGCTTTAGACACTTTACACACTGTAACTGGAGGAAACTCCTGTCAGATATTATTGCACTGTGTTTCGatgctgttttaatgtttttagatATGGTTAGACAACTATTCAAGCTCTCACACAACAGTTGGTATACTTAATAAGTAAAATTCTCATGCTACAGCTAGTTCAGTAAGTGCATTTAACTATTGTTTATATAAGCTTAAAGGGCTGCTGCTAACATATTACTACTAATAGTTATGATAATGTTAATCATGTATATTTGGTGTCTTTCTACATGATGAAGACAATAACTATTACTTAATTCCTTGGCCAATTTAAATATCTACAAATGTAaatttacaaacaaaaaacagtttgtcaATACCATTTATATCTGCTATACAAGCCACATCTGGggttattattatgattattatcataataataacaacaacaacgacaataataataatttttattttaatagatTTGCTTTTATGCTTTTCTCACTTAATGTCTTTTTTCAGTCATTGTTTTCTCCACGTGTTGCAGTTTTCTGGTGAAGTAAGCACGCACCAAcccatggacaagaggctcgtgctcgtgACAGTGTGAAATATAAGCATGAACAGTATCCTTGGCtgtgctgtaacgttagctagctcagtggtgctaagtgaggtgcaaatgtattttgttggcattataagcaccacaagctgagtgtcatccagttccattatatttgagagaaggcagacatctctatagctgatatctccaacactgcaactcacaccaaagcaatctagATTCAtaaaataacactacaggtgagaggaaaagaaaTGCAAGCTGCCAATCATATTATCTACAAATCTAAACTCCCTCAATAGGTCTTACAAAGTGACACAAGCAAAGATAATAACCAAAGTTTATTTGATTTTGGCGTTATGGTCAAAAGATATCACAACAAAATGAAAGAGGGACATACATACAGTGCCTGCTCATTCATCCATAACACCATACAGCCCATCAGCAGCTTTCTGACTTTTTTACACTGTTCTGTAACATTTCTTTCCGTCACCACACATCCACTGCGTCGCTGCTCCTTTCAAGCTCACACACATCATACAACCATTTGCATTACTCGATTCATCCCCTCTCTCATTAAACATACTCCCAATAATACAATAATCTGTAAAACACACGCACGCATCCTCCTACAAAatgcacagtcacacacacattcacacacagtgggCTCCTGTCTATCTGAGGCTGTTGCTGTTGGGTTGTGATCCAGCGAGGCCGGGGTGGTCGGGACTGTGGCGGTTCTggagggggacagagagagatcaGTAACACACTGGTTTATATTCAACAGTATGAAAATTTCAGATCTCTGTTATGGTGGCCAATATCACAGTTTGCAAATTTTTTAATATGCTGAAAATGTCATGAGTACggatacacacactgaaatcatttCACTGAGTTAATACTTAAAACCACAAATTAGCAGCACTTTTATCtgcataaacattaaaataataacatagcCAATACCTTATTTAAACATATAAACCACATCAAATATGTATTAACATTAAAGATAGCCTGTCTTCGAATTGCTTGTGcgagtgtctgtgtcactgtagaTAAACACAAGGGACCAGAAGCATCACTGGATTTACCTGCTGCACGTCCACTCTATGACAAGgcaatagcaaaacaaacccacACTGCATATTGCCCCTGCATCTGGGAGACTGCTGCTAACTTTGCTTGTGGCTGGACAGCATTTACTGTGAGTTTTGTGTGATAATCAAAAATGGTTTTAATGATAATTACTATTGAAGTGTTAATACAAATTGTCAGGAATCAAAAGCGGTTTATCAAGAAACCGTTTCATCCCTATATTTAACGTGTATTGGCAAACCTGTGTTTTAGACAGACTATGATTTACTGGGTGGGCATGCAAGTGATGAAATTGTGTATGAGCCAAGTGCACTGCacagctgttttgttgttgctggtTGAGGTATACACCGACATGAAGCAGTAGCTCAGTGAGCCTGCTCATCCACTACATTATAGAGGAACAAATGAGCTTTCTATAAGGGAAGCAGCTGATGAGGATTTTCATGTTCCCTATATTGAGGGAATCGGAGATGTGACCTGCCTGTCCCCCGCTGTGATTTTGCAGCTTGttgcaaataaaatacaataaaataaaataccttTGGTTCAAAAGCCGCGTGTGTTCTCAAGAGACTAGACTGCTCACATTTATGGATCCCAGTATTTTGTACAGAAGTTTGGCAAAAAAACATGATGGGATAATGTTACAAATCTGATAAAAGCACTAGATGTGTTAGAAACTGTTTGTGAAGAGGTAAGCCATTACTTTATAAAGCAATAATAAGTTGGAGTTGTTGTCTCCCAGCTTTGAAGCTTTTTCACTTTCTAGTGGTCCAAAATCAATTAAAACAATTACGAGGTCCTTGGTATATTTTCTtaccttcttctttttcttgtctttcttctttttcttgcgGTCAGGGTCGTCGTCccgcttcttcttcttcttcttgggaTCAGTGTCTGATGGAGTTTCTGTGACGTCAAACAGAAGCAGCTTAGTGGCCTGAAAATATGCTACATTCCTTTGTATTAGTGTACAGTGTAGTTTGTGTCATACCTTGTGGTAATGGGTCCTGTGGTCGATGgtgtttgtgcttgtgtttgcTCTTCTTCTTTGGAGGCTGTATGTGCATCAGTCTGTACTGTTCTGGTAgctgggaaaaaacaaacacaaaaagaggcaTGCCTTTAAGTGAACTGAACAACAGACTAATTACtgttaatatatttatatattcaaTTAGTACCGGTCCTGTGTGTAGTCTGAAGCCTGTGAGAAGAGCGCCTGTTAATGGGCTGAAGGAGTTCCCACACACTGGTGGCTTATCAATAAGAGAGCGCAACGAGCTGCCGTCCTGAGTGCCCGGACAGTCGATCATACCTGCAGCACAGAAGAGGAAAGACAAGCTGGAGTGAGGGGGGAAAATGACTTAgatcaaaacataaacaacaaaacagtaaGGCGTTGAGCACTGAACACACAGCTAAATAAACAATCAATCAGAAGGCGTGTAGATcgcaaaaacaaaagtagggTCATGTTAAGGGTTTCTTTGAGCCCGCTTCATTTTCATCACTATAACATCCTATTTATATGGAGTGTACAGATCAGAACCACCAATCTGACATTTGTATGTTAAGTCTAAATGTACTTCAACATCTACAGGAGGCACAGCAGGTGTTGCTCTTGGGATAACGGCTACATTAGCAGGGTTGGATTTTTTAGCACAACTTCAGTCTTAAAAGGTCAAATAACTAATGAAATGCATATCGTCAGCTGATATTTAGCACTCAGTTTACTATGAGATAGATTTATAATAACATGAGCAGCTATAAAGGATAAACTAACTTGGGAACTAGTGTCCTATACTGAACCTAATCACTATCTTCAACACAATCATTTTTTTCTAATGAGAGGTGTGCAGCCCTCTAAATTAACACTGGACTGCCAGATCACATTTGTTCCCACCAAGCGCCAACATCACAGgctggccacttgaggctggatCCAGAAGCCAGTTAATCCCCATAGAGACCAATGATAAAATGCCTAACAAATAACATgcttacagcctggtgcaaaaagtGGTTTTGATCTCTGTAGATTATTCCCCCCCTTCATTACAATTGTACAGAGGTAAACCTTTTAAAActcactcatttacattttatcaaggcttaaaattacacataattaagggtggactgctttgagtgacaggctgtctgcttcTCAGTCACATCCACCTCTCCCTCTGACCTTCACAGCGGCAGCCTCTCactcaaatatggtcacttctatTTCCAAAAACCATAATGGCTCATGTTAAAGTGCCATATTCGAGGCTTCAatacaggagtccacaaacctatgggtgacatcacagaagctacgtccattatttttatagacTATGGTTCTTACCCATAACAGGAGTTTGGACTCCTGtcacttgacttggacttgagtcagactctagtcacaaatttgatgactttaggctcaacttgacaaaatcaaaaaagacttgcaacttcaCTTGAACTTTAATGCCAgtgactcgtgacttcacttggactctTTTGACCTGAAAATAATTGCTACCTTCCCCTGAGTCAATCTGGGAAGATAAAGCTACATACATGAGTTTAACGCAACAAGATCTGACACAATTATACAAGAATCATTCTGTTGTGGTAATGGTTGGTTGTGCTACATGCTATGAAAGTGCAAAGTCAGcacatctttttttaatgatcaaTTTCTGTCGCACTCGTTTTAAAAAACATGCTTcaacaaatacatattttaaaaaagctgcGTGATTTTTTGTTAACATATTATTACTCTGTTATTAAAAGGGCATTAACTTTGGTaaaaagcacattatgacttgtttgggaCTCAAAACCCAAGTATTAGGACTTGGGGCTTGAGACAAACTTGTGACTTGCCAGTAAATGACTTAGCCCCACCTGTGCCCATAACTCACCTGGTAACTCTGGTAGAAAGTTGCTGAGCTTCTCCTTCACCTTCTTTCCACAGAATTTGTTGTAGGCGTGCTCC
This region of Epinephelus fuscoguttatus linkage group LG9, E.fuscoguttatus.final_Chr_v1 genomic DNA includes:
- the med19a gene encoding mediator of RNA polymerase II transcription subunit 19-A; translation: MTEMFSTLFGQNEAQGPPGSSSLGFGPGKPPPPLPQNQVSMAGQMPPQLGDEGPALRKPGAMNEPFYLLRELPVGNELTGNTNLITHYNLEHAYNKFCGKKVKEKLSNFLPELPGMIDCPGTQDGSSLRSLIDKPPVCGNSFSPLTGALLTGFRLHTGPLPEQYRLMHIQPPKKKSKHKHKHHRPQDPLPQETPSDTDPKKKKKKRDDDPDRKKKKKDKKKKKNRHSPDHPGLAGSQPNSNSLR